The following is a genomic window from Desulfomicrobium escambiense DSM 10707.
ACTGGGGTTGGTGGCTGGCGGCGGTCTCGGCCGTGACCTTCGTCGGGTCCCTGGCCGTGGTCCCCATGCTGGCCGTGCGCATCCCGGCGGACTACTTCCGCCGGGACCGGCGCGGCCCTACGCCGTGGCGAAGGAGGCATCCGGTCCTGCGCCTTGCCGTGCTCGTGCTCAAGAACGCCCTTGGCGTGGTCCTGCTCCTGGGCGGGATCGTCATGCTCTTCCTGCCGGGCCAGGGCCTGCTGACCATGTTCCTGGGCATCGTGCTCATGGACTTCCCCGGCAAGTTCGGGTTGGAACGCTATCTCATCTCCCGCGGTCCGGTGCTCAAAAGCATCAACTGGATCCGCAGAAAGGCCGATGTCCGCGAACTCGAAACGGACGGCGACAGCCGGGACCGGACCGCGTGAACCCAGGCCGGTCGGGCGTTTTCCGAGAATTTATCTCGGATTTCGATTTTTAACGAAAAAACCCTTTGACATGAGGCGGATGTCCACATAAAAGCGGTTTCTCGTTGGACGGGGCAGGGCGGTTAGCTCAGCTGGGAGAGCGTCGGCCTTACAAGCCGAATGTCATAGGTTCGATCCCTGTACCGCCCACCAAGAAGACCATGCGGGG
Proteins encoded in this region:
- a CDS encoding PGPGW domain-containing protein; translated protein: MFAGIEDWGWWLAAVSAVTFVGSLAVVPMLAVRIPADYFRRDRRGPTPWRRRHPVLRLAVLVLKNALGVVLLLGGIVMLFLPGQGLLTMFLGIVLMDFPGKFGLERYLISRGPVLKSINWIRRKADVRELETDGDSRDRTA